A DNA window from Aquarana catesbeiana isolate 2022-GZ linkage group LG01, ASM4218655v1, whole genome shotgun sequence contains the following coding sequences:
- the LZTFL1 gene encoding leucine zipper transcription factor-like protein 1 produces MVTEKASVKMAAVDLSEAHRAEVMSYIRFAQGKRQLRLKSVRSCFQDVVEGRLTEDTYTAEEVTDLLSGLQAAVLSEVELELLNSAHTNVLLLQQLFLQSQHWHLTLHTDVSELENRQLLERVAELERGQDPAPSSAPKPRLTPIEGPAQLLHAEISRLQEENDKLRGRLRTLEGRVTSALEDKDHALQELRRKADHQEKEAPPPRDVSQLEDALSSLKVELQKTVGEHSAAQRKMEEDLTGTKHQLLRVREQLALAERELDRKFQETAAYRNMKDILSKKNEQIKELRRKLAGYEPQD; encoded by the coding sequence ATGGTGACGGAGAAGGCCTCAGTGAAGATGGCGGCGGTGGATCTGAGTGAGGCGCACCGGGCGGAGGTGATGAGTTACATTCGCTTCGCTCAGGGGAAGCGGCAGCTCCGGTTGAAGAGTGTCCGGTCGTGCTTCCAGGACGTGGTGGAGGGTCGCCTGACGGAGGACACGTACACGGCGGAGGAGGTGACGGATCTGCTGAGCGGCCTGCAGGCGGCGGTACTGAGCGAGGTGGAGCTAGAGCTGCTGAACTCCGCCCACACCAACGTGCTCCTCCTCCAGCAGCTGTTCCTCCAATCACAGCACTGGCACCTGACCCTCCACACCGACGTGTCTGAGCTGGAGAACCGACAACTGCTGGAGAGGGTGGCCGAGCTGGAGAGAGGCCAGGACCCCGCCCCTTCCTCCGCCCCCAAACCCCGCCTCACCCCCATCGAGGGCCCCGCCCAGCTCCTCCACGCCGAGATCTCCCGCCTCCAGGAGGAGAACGACAAGCTGAGGGGGCGGCTCCGGACCCTGGAGGGGCGGGTCACCTCCGCCTTAGAGGACAAGGACCACGCCCTCCAGGAGCTCCGCCGCAAAGCCGACCACCAGGAGAAGGAGGCCCCGCCCCCGAGGGACGTCTCCCAGCTGGAGGACGCCCTGAGCAGCCTGAAGGTGGAGCTGCAGAAGACGGTGGGGGAGCACAGCGCCgcccagaggaagatggaggaggaCCTGACCGGCACCAAACACCAACTCCTCCGGGTGCGGGAGCAGCTGGCCCTCGCCGAGAGAGAGCTGGACAGGAAGTTCCAGGAGACCGCCGCCTACCGAAACATGAAGGACATCCTCAGCAAGAAGAACGAGCAGATCAAGGAACTCCGACGGAAGCTGGCCGGCTACGAGCCGCAGGACTGA